One part of the Homo sapiens chromosome 19, GRCh38.p14 Primary Assembly genome encodes these proteins:
- the MBD3L2 gene encoding methyl-CpG-binding domain protein 3-like 2, with translation MGEPAFTSFPSLPVLGKLKRNMMPWALQKKREIHMAKAHRRRAARSALPMRLTSCIFRRPVTRIRSHPDNQVRRRKGDEHLEKPQQLCAYRRLQALQPCSSQGEGSSPLHLESVLSILAPGTAGESLDRAGAERVRSPLEPTPGRFPAVAGGPTPGMGCQLPPPLSGQLVTPADIRRQARRVKKARERLAKALQADRLARRAEMLTGG, from the exons ATGGGAGAACCTGCGTTCACCTCTTTTCCAAGCCTGCCTGTTCTG ggGAAGCTCAAAAGGAACATGATGCCCTGGGCTTTACAGAAGAAACGAGAAATCCACATGGCCAAGGCCCATCGGAGACGAGCTGCGAGGTCTGCTCTCCCCATGAGACTCACCAGCTGCATCTTCCGGAGGCCGGTGACAAGGATCAGGTCTCATCCTGACAACCAGGTCAGACGCAGAAAAGGGGACGAGCACCTGGAGAAGCCGCAGCAACTCTGCGCCTACCGGAGACTGCAGGCCCTGCAGCCCTGCAGCAGCCAAGGAGAAGGTTCAAGTCCACTGCATTTGGAGAGCGTCTTAAGTATCCTTGCACCGGGGACGGCCGGTGAATCTCTGGACAGAGCTGGTGCTGAGCGTGTGCGCAGCCCGCTTGAGCCCACCCCTGGGCGGTTTCCAGCTGTGGCAGGGGGGCCAACCCCAGGAATGGGTTGTCAGCTCCCACCGCCCCTCTCTGGCCAATTGGTGACTCCTGCAGATATCCGGAGACAGGCCAGGAGGGTGAAGAAAGCCAGGGAGAGACTGGCCAAGGCCTTGCA